GATGTGGCGAAGGATCTTATGCTGAAAAGCTGATGTGAGTTGCAAGGAAGCCTTATCAAACACCTCTATCTGTTGACGGGTAAAAACATCGAATTTAGTGCTGTCACTACCTACCAGGTGAGAGAATACAGAGCGTGGAAGGACTGCATTCTGTGACTTGAGTCGTTTGATAAGCTCGGGCATCTCCTCGGGTGCAAATCCCAGACGGTGCATACCGGTATCCAGCTTCACATGAATAGGGAAGTTGGTGATACCTTGTTTCTCGGCCTCTTTGATAAGGGCATCGAGTAACTGGAAGCTGTAAACTTCGGGTTCGAGCTTATAATCGAACATCGTTTTAAAAGCAGACATCTCAGGGTTCATGATAATGATGGACCCGGTGATACCTGCTTTACGCAGATCAGAACCTTCATCGGCCACGGCTACAGCAAGGTAATCCACCCGATGATCCTGCAAAGTCTTTGCCACCTCATAAGATCCGGCACCGTAAGCAAACGCTTTCACCATGCAGACCATCTTAGTCTCCGGTTTCAGCTTGGCACGGAAATAATTGAGGTTGCTGACAATAGCATTCAGATTAATCTCCAGAATAGTTTCGTGCACCTTGAGTTCAAGTTCTTCCGATATACGTTCGAAAGCAAAGTCGCGTGAACCTTTAACAAGAATCACTTCATTGCGCAGGGAAGCAAACACTTCCGATTTTAAGAATGATTCTGTGTTGGGGAAGAAGTATTTTTCAATCTCAAACTTCTTTGCACAAGATGTAATCTCCGCCCCTACCCCTATAATTTTATGAATGCCCCGGCTGTGTACTAGCTGAGCCACCTTTCTGTAAAGTAAAGTAGTGCTTTGTCCCGACTCAAGCATATCAGAAAGGATCAGCGTACGCTTCATTCCTTTAGCTTCTGAACGACGGTAAAGAAAATCGAGTGCAATATCCAGTGAAGCTATATCCGAGTTATAGGTATCGTTAATAAGTACGCAGCTATTCTTACCCTCTTTTACCTCCAGACGCATGGCAACCGGTTCCAGTTTAGCCATTCTGAGGGTAATTTCTTCATTAGGAACCATCAGGTAAAGACAGGCTGCCAGACAGTTGAGTGAGTTTTCAATGGAAGCGTCGTCAATAAACGGAATGGTGTAGCTATTATCAAAACCCAGGTAATGATAGCTAATAGTAGTGCTATCAGTTCCCTTAGCTATATCGCTGATATAAAGAGGTTTTTCCTTGTCAGTCTTAGACCAGGCTATTTCTCTTGACGAAAGCATCGATTTTGCCACACAATCGCCTATCAGGTCATTATCACCATTATAGATCACCACATCGCAATCTTTGAACAGAGAAACCTTTTCCATACATTTTTCCTGCAGGGAGAAAAAGTTTTCCTGATGTGCTCCGCCAATATTGGTGAGTATGCCTATAGTAGGATGAATTATAGACTGGAGAGCTCTCATCTCTCCCATCTCAGAAATGCCAGCCTCTATAACAGCCAGTTCGGTTTGTTCATTCAACTGCCACACAGAGAGCGGAACCCCTATCTGAGAGTTGTAGCTTCGGGGAGAGCGGGTAACTACACGATCTGGGCTGAGTAACTGATGCAGCCACTCTTTTACCACAGTCTTTCCGTTGCTTCCAGTAACTCCTATCACGGGGATCTGGAATTTAGCACGATGCAATTCCGCCAGTTTCTGCAATGACTTCAGTGGATTGCAAACCACAAGGAAATTGGCCTCAGCGAAAGACTTCGTATCAGGGAGTTCACTGACTACAAAATTTCTTACACCACGGGCATATAAATCGGCAATGTATTTATGTCCGTCATTACGTTTGCTTTGTAAAGCAAAAAAAAGTGTTTCTTCAGGGAAACAGAGAGACCGGCTATCGGTAAGAAGCCAATCGATTCGTGATTCTTTTTCACCAGTGCGTTTTGCACATAAAAGCTGTGAGATAGTTTCTATAGAATACGACATAATTCAATTTCTTTTTCGACATCTAAGAAAGGACATTTTTCTTTAAGTTGATTAATCTTTAACACTATTTGGCTTAAAAAAAACTTATGCTGTTCTGTTCCCGGATGGAAGGGTTTATGTTGCAGGGCTTTACTAATTTCGCCCCATTTTTTCATAATTTGCTTGGTTTCTTTCGAAAAATAACAGTCACCAAAAGATTCCCACAGATAGTTCACTGTCATGGAGGATGGATGGAGCATATCGTCAGCATAAAAACGATAGTCGCGAAGTTCATCGACCACCAGTTCGTAAGAAGGAAAATAGAAAACATTCTGAGGAAACTGTTCTTTCAGCGCATCAATGGCAAGTAAAAGTACAGCTTTACTTAGCTGATTTCCATGCATACCATCTTTCACATGACGGATGGGGCTGACTGAAAAAACAAACTTTTTTTCGGGATTATTTCTTAACATTCCGCTTATCAGAGGTACATAAACATCCACTATCTG
This genomic interval from uncultured Bacteroides sp. contains the following:
- a CDS encoding GSCFA domain-containing protein, producing the protein MEFRTLVELPKKELTITYSDKILLLGSCFAENIGNLLVTNKFNCEVNPFGVLYNPLSIANGLHCLDDKRTFTETDLFEYKGLYHSFMHHGSFSASSSEECLEKINSRMETAIHQFSELNYLLITFGTAYVYEYKQTGTVVANCHKLPDSTFTRRLLSVQQIVDVYVPLISGMLRNNPEKKFVFSVSPIRHVKDGMHGNQLSKAVLLLAIDALKEQFPQNVFYFPSYELVVDELRDYRFYADDMLHPSSMTVNYLWESFGDCYFSKETKQIMKKWGEISKALQHKPFHPGTEQHKFFLSQIVLKINQLKEKCPFLDVEKEIELCRIL
- a CDS encoding bifunctional UDP-N-acetylmuramoyl-tripeptide:D-alanyl-D-alanine ligase/alanine racemase gives rise to the protein MSYSIETISQLLCAKRTGEKESRIDWLLTDSRSLCFPEETLFFALQSKRNDGHKYIADLYARGVRNFVVSELPDTKSFAEANFLVVCNPLKSLQKLAELHRAKFQIPVIGVTGSNGKTVVKEWLHQLLSPDRVVTRSPRSYNSQIGVPLSVWQLNEQTELAVIEAGISEMGEMRALQSIIHPTIGILTNIGGAHQENFFSLQEKCMEKVSLFKDCDVVIYNGDNDLIGDCVAKSMLSSREIAWSKTDKEKPLYISDIAKGTDSTTISYHYLGFDNSYTIPFIDDASIENSLNCLAACLYLMVPNEEITLRMAKLEPVAMRLEVKEGKNSCVLINDTYNSDIASLDIALDFLYRRSEAKGMKRTLILSDMLESGQSTTLLYRKVAQLVHSRGIHKIIGVGAEITSCAKKFEIEKYFFPNTESFLKSEVFASLRNEVILVKGSRDFAFERISEELELKVHETILEINLNAIVSNLNYFRAKLKPETKMVCMVKAFAYGAGSYEVAKTLQDHRVDYLAVAVADEGSDLRKAGITGSIIIMNPEMSAFKTMFDYKLEPEVYSFQLLDALIKEAEKQGITNFPIHVKLDTGMHRLGFAPEEMPELIKRLKSQNAVLPRSVFSHLVGSDSTKFDVFTRQQIEVFDKASLQLTSAFQHKILRHICNSAGIERFPGAQFDMVRLGIGLYGVSAVDNSIINNVSTLKTTILQIRDVPKDDTIGYSRNGHIERDSRIAAIPIGYADGLNRHLGNGNAYCMVNGKKAPYVGNICMDVCMIDVTDIDCKEGDKAVIFGDELPITVLSDILETIPYEILTSVSSRVKRVYFQD